One Skermanella sp. TT6 genomic window, TACCCGATGCTGGTCGTGGTGGACGAGGCCCAGATGTTCGCCCCCGCCGCCGCCGGCGAAGTCGCGGACGAGGCGCGCAAGGTGTCGCTGGGCGCCATGACCAACCTGATGTGCCGCGGTCGCAAGCGCGGGCTGGCCGGAGTCATCGCGACCCAGCGGCTGGCGAAGCTTGCCAAGAACGTCGCGGCGGAAGCCTCCAACTTCCTGATGGGCCGCACCTTCCTGGACATCGACATGGCCCGCGCCGCCGACCTGCTCGGCATGGAGCGCCGGCAGGCCGAGATGTTCCGCGACCTGGAGCGGGGCCATTTCATAGCCCTGGGGCCGGCCCTGTCCCGGCGCCCGCTGCCGCTCCGGATCGGCACGGTCGAGACCACCGGAAGGACCGGCAGCCCCAAGCTGACGCCGCTGCCCTCGACCGCGCCGGAGGATGCCCGGGACCTGATCCTCCAGCCCGGGGAGCCCGAGCCGCCACCCCGCCCGGTCACCCGCCGGCCGGCCCCGGCTGCCGCCCCCAACATGGACATCCTGTTCCAGCTCGCCCAGTCGCGGCCCGTCCTGACGCCGCCGCCCGAGGAGGCGGAGGAGCAGGGGCCGGAGATCGACCGCGAGCCTGTTCTGGACGACATCCTGCGCAAGATCCTGGCCGACCCGGAAGCGGCCTTCCGCTCGGTCGCGGTGCTGTACCAGGACTTCCTGGTCCGCTGCCGGATCCACAAGGTCCCCGGCGCACCCCTGGACCTCGCCGCCTTCAAGCGGCGCCTGTCCGCCGCCCGGGCCGGCGTCGGCGAGCAGACCGCCGACGGTCCCGAGTGGGAGCAGGCGTCCGCCATAGCCGCCGACCTGCCGGAAGACATCCAGGGCGTCTTCCTGCTGATCGCCCGCGCCGCGATCGAGCGCGCCCCCTGCCCGTCCGACGCCGAACTGGCCCGCGCGGTCGGCAGCCGGTCGCCCGGCCGCGCCCGCCGCCTGCTGACCTACATGGACCAGCGCGGCTTCGTGGTCAGCCGGAACGACGGCGCCGGCAACCGCATCATCGCCCTGCCCGGCCTGGGCTGGGAAACCGCGCCCGGCGACCCCAACGCTTCCGACGACGCGGCGGCTCCGCAGGGCGGCCTGTTCGACGTGGCATAAGGGACGCCGCCCCTCCGCACCGGTCCCTACCCCTCGAGCCGCGCCGGGGAGACCAGTCCGTAGCGATTGATCTTCCGGTGCAGGGTCGAGCGGCTGATATGCAGCTCGTCGGCGGCGCGGGTCACGCACCACTGGTGCCGGCGCAGCACCGACAGCAGGATACCGGCCTCGCCGGACGGCAGCGGGTCCGGCGGCGTCGGTGCCGCCGCGGGCCTGGTCACCTCCGCGGGAAGGTCGTCAAGCCGGATCACCCCGCCCTCCGACAGGGCGGAGGCCACCCGCATCACGTTCTGGAGCTGGCGGATATTGCCCGGCCACCGGCAGGCCAGCAGGGCCGACAGCGCCGGCGGATCGATGCGGGCCGGCGCCGCCAGCGCGCGGATCAGGTCGGCCTTGTCGGACCGCTCGCGCAGCGACCGAAGTGTCAGCGACAGCCCGTTCAGCCTGTAATACAGGTCCTCCCGGAACCGCCCGTCGGCGACCAGCCGCTCCAGATCCTGGTGGGTCGCGCAGATGACGCTGAGATCCACCGAGATCGGCCGGTCATGGCCCAGCGGCAGGATCTCCCGCTCGGCCAGCACCCGCAGCAGCCGGGTCTGAGCCCCAAGCGGCATGTCGCCGATCTCGTCCAGGAACAGCGTGCCGCCGTCCGCCAGCTGGACCTTGCCGCGCACGCCGCCGCGCCGCGCGCCGGTGAAGGCGCCCTCCACATAGCCGAACAGCTCGCTCTCGATCAGGCTTTCCGGGATCGCGGCGCAGTTGATCCCGACGAACGGCCGGGCGGCGCGGGCGCTCGCCTGGTGGATCGCCCGGGCGACCGCCTCCTTTCCGGTGCCGGTCTCGCCAAGGATCATGATGCCGATCCCCTTGTCCAGCACCCGCCGGATGCGCTGGACGTTGCCCGCCATACCCGGATCGTTGCCGGCCAACCGGTCCAGGTCGAGCGGTCCCGGATCCCGTCCCCTGGACGGACCGGCCGGAGCCTGCTGCCGCGGCCGCTCGCCCACCGGCGATCCCCGCAGGAGGCGGCCGGTCGGCGGGCGCAGCGTCGCGTACCAGGTGGCGCCGGTCGCCAGACAGCGCAGCGGCTGGGGAATGCCGGTGCGCTGGCGCCCGATCAGCGCCTCCATGGTGATGCCGAACAACTCGTAGACGCTCCTGCCCAGCAGCGGCTCGGCATCCCCCGTGAAGTCCGCCCGCAACGCCGTCTGGTTGGCGCCCAGGATGGTGCCCCCGCCGTCCACCGCCAGCAGCCCGTCGATCACCAGGTCCGCCAGCTCGCGGCCGGCGCTGAGTCCGACCACCCAGTGCCGCCGCGACCGCGCCAGGAAATACCCGTCCTCCATCAGCCGGGCGGACCGCTTGACCAGTTCCAGCGCCAGCATCTGGCTGCGCCGGTCCGCGGGGGCGGTCATGTTGGAGACGTCCAGCACGCCCAGCATCTGGCCCGAGGGGTCGAAGATCGGCGCCACGGTGCAGGTGAGACTGGTGTGCCGGGTGCGGAAATGCTCCTGCCGGTGGACGGTCAGCGGCTCGCGCGTGGCGATGCAGGTCCCGACGCCGTTGGTGCCCTCCTGCGCCTCCGACCAGATGGAGCCGAGATAGAGGCCGGCCTGCTTCAGCTCCTGCTCGAAGCTGGCATGGCCCAGGTAATCGACCGCGATGCCGTTCGCATCGGTCAGCATGACGACATAGTCGGACCCGGCGACCTGCGCGTAGAGGCGGCGCAGCTCGGCGGTGGCGATGCCGATGAATTCCTCCATCGGCTCGCGGAACCCGCCCAGCTCCGACTGGGTCAGGACGACCGGGCGCCCCGGCCGGGCCGGATCGAGCTGGTGATTGTTGAGGCAGCGCGCCCAGGACCGCCGGATCAGGTCGGGCGGCTCGACCTTCGCACCCGCCGCCGCTCCCGTGACGCTGGACAGTATGAGATCGACGTGCTCCCGCTCTGGCGCATGGAGACGGACCATTGCCTTCCTCCCATCATGCCGACGTTGGATCGCCGTTATCAATCGAGTGTAGCACCGGCCCGCCGCCAGCGGAATCGGCAGACTCCGCTACGCCGTGGTCATAAAGTCGGACATCAGCCGGTTGAACTCCCCGGCCTTCTCCATGTGGACCATGTGACCGGCCCCGTCGAGGACATGGCGCCGGGCCTCGCCGACCGCCTCGGCGTGCCGGGCCGGGATGATCCGGTCCACGGCTCCCCACACCGCCTGGACCGGCGCCGTCACCTGCCCCAGCCTGCCGGCCAGGACATGGGCCTGCCGTCCGCCCGCGAAGGCCGCGTCGGCGATCGACCGGAGCGCGCCACCGACCCCGTCCAGCCGCTTGTACTTCAGCAGTTCCTCGACCATGTCGCGGCTGACCAGCGACGGGTCGGCGAACAGCATCTCGAGGACCGACTTCATCTCCTTTCGCCGCTCGGCGGCGATGAAGCCCTCGATATAGTCCAGGTTGACCTCCTCGCCGAGGCCGGCGGAGCAGACCAGGGTGACCGAGGCGACCCGCGAAGGCTCCTCCGCCGCCAGGTGCAGCGCCACGGCGCCGCCCATGGAATGCCCGGCCAAGTGCGTCCGCTGGATGCCGAGCGCGTTCAGGAAGTCCCGCACCACGCCCGCCAGTTCCGGCACGCCGCCCCGGCCCCCGCTCTTCTCCGACCCGCCGTGCCCCGGCAGGTCCAGCGCATAGACGGGACGGTCCTCCGCCAGCGCCGGCTGGTTGAACTGCCAATTGTTCAGGTCGCCGCCGAACCCGTGGATCAGCACCAGGGGCGCCGCCCCGTCCGCACCTTCGCCCATCATCAGGTACCGCAGCCGCCGCCCGCCGGCCTCGACGAACCGCGGCTCCGGCCCCGACGCCTCGCCGGCTTCCGCGGCCTCCACCGCGAACTCCTCCTGGAAGCGCGCGACGAAGGCATCGATGTCGGCGTCGGGCACAGCCGGGTCGGCGACCACCCCCAGCAGGGCTCCGACCGGAACCGTCTGCCCGGCCTCGACGGTACGGCGGCGCAGGGTGCCGGCGATCGGGGATTCATAGACGTTGGTGATCTTGGTCGTCTCGATCTCCAGGATCTCGTCCCCCTCCCCGACGGTGGCGCCTTCCTCGGCCAGCCACGCCGTGACGGCACCCTCGGTCATCGCCAGGCCCCATTTGGGCATGGCCAGGGCCTTGATCTCGTTTGTCATCGACTGAAGTCCTCATTGCAGGCAAACACCGCCGGCCGGCGCGGAATCCCGCCGGCCGGCTCCATACCTTCCGGTCACGCCATGACGTGGCGGACGGCCTCCGCGATCCGGTCCGGCGACGGGATGTAGGCATCCTCCAGTTCCGGCGCGAAGGGCACCGGCACGTGCGGCGGGGTCACCATGCGGATCGGCGCCTTCAGCGCCTTGAAGGCGTTCTGGGCGACCAGCGCCGAGACGTCGGCCGCCATCCCGCAGCGCGGGCTGGCCTCGTCCACCACCACCAGGCGGCCGGTATCCTCGACCGCCTCGATGATGGTGTCCTCGTCCAATGGGGAGGTCGTGCGCGGGTCGATCACCGTGCAGGCGATGCCCTCCTTCTCCAGCAGGTCGGCGGCCTTGTTGGCGAAGCCGACCATGCGGCCGAATGCGACGATCGTGACGTCGTCTCCCTCGCGGGTCAGGTTCGCCTCGCCGAACGGGATCGTGTAGGGCTCGTCGGGCACCTCCTCGATCTCGTCGTACATGACCTTGTGCTCCAGGAAGATCACCGGATCATTGTCGCGGATCGACTGGATCAGCAGCCCCTTCGCCTCGTAGGCCGAAGACGGCACCACGACCTTCAGCCCCGGAATGTGGGTGAAGACGGGATAAAGGCATTGGCTGTGCTGGCTGGCGGCGCGGAACCCGGCCCCGTACATGGTCCGGATCACGACCGGCGTGACCGCCTTGCCGCCGAACATGTAGCGGAACTTGGCCGCCTGGTTGAAGATCTGGTCGAAGCAGACGCCCATGAAATCCACGAACATCAGCTCGGCCACCGGTCGCAGCCCGGTCGCGGCGGCGCCCACGGCGGCGCCGATGAAGGCGCTCTCGGTGATCGGGGTGTCCAGCACCCGGTCGCGTCCGAACTCCGGCATCAGCCCCTTGGTCACGCCCAGCACGCCGCCCCAGGCATCGTCCTCGCCGGGAGCGCCCATGCCGCCCACGTTGTCCTCTCCCATCACGATGACGGTCGGGTCGCGCCGCATCTCCTGGGCAAGCGCCTCGTTGATGGCCTGGCGGTATGACTTCTTCGACATGATGGCAGCCTCCTCAATACGAGACGTAGACGTCGGTCAGCAGCCGGTCCGCCGCCGGCGGCGGGGCCGCCTTGGATTCCATCACGGAC contains:
- a CDS encoding alpha-ketoacid dehydrogenase subunit beta produces the protein MSKKSYRQAINEALAQEMRRDPTVIVMGEDNVGGMGAPGEDDAWGGVLGVTKGLMPEFGRDRVLDTPITESAFIGAAVGAAATGLRPVAELMFVDFMGVCFDQIFNQAAKFRYMFGGKAVTPVVIRTMYGAGFRAASQHSQCLYPVFTHIPGLKVVVPSSAYEAKGLLIQSIRDNDPVIFLEHKVMYDEIEEVPDEPYTIPFGEANLTREGDDVTIVAFGRMVGFANKAADLLEKEGIACTVIDPRTTSPLDEDTIIEAVEDTGRLVVVDEASPRCGMAADVSALVAQNAFKALKAPIRMVTPPHVPVPFAPELEDAYIPSPDRIAEAVRHVMA
- a CDS encoding acetoin dehydrogenase dihydrolipoyllysine-residue acetyltransferase subunit — its product is MTNEIKALAMPKWGLAMTEGAVTAWLAEEGATVGEGDEILEIETTKITNVYESPIAGTLRRRTVEAGQTVPVGALLGVVADPAVPDADIDAFVARFQEEFAVEAAEAGEASGPEPRFVEAGGRRLRYLMMGEGADGAAPLVLIHGFGGDLNNWQFNQPALAEDRPVYALDLPGHGGSEKSGGRGGVPELAGVVRDFLNALGIQRTHLAGHSMGGAVALHLAAEEPSRVASVTLVCSAGLGEEVNLDYIEGFIAAERRKEMKSVLEMLFADPSLVSRDMVEELLKYKRLDGVGGALRSIADAAFAGGRQAHVLAGRLGQVTAPVQAVWGAVDRIIPARHAEAVGEARRHVLDGAGHMVHMEKAGEFNRLMSDFMTTA
- a CDS encoding sigma-54-dependent Fis family transcriptional regulator, coding for MVRLHAPEREHVDLILSSVTGAAAGAKVEPPDLIRRSWARCLNNHQLDPARPGRPVVLTQSELGGFREPMEEFIGIATAELRRLYAQVAGSDYVVMLTDANGIAVDYLGHASFEQELKQAGLYLGSIWSEAQEGTNGVGTCIATREPLTVHRQEHFRTRHTSLTCTVAPIFDPSGQMLGVLDVSNMTAPADRRSQMLALELVKRSARLMEDGYFLARSRRHWVVGLSAGRELADLVIDGLLAVDGGGTILGANQTALRADFTGDAEPLLGRSVYELFGITMEALIGRQRTGIPQPLRCLATGATWYATLRPPTGRLLRGSPVGERPRQQAPAGPSRGRDPGPLDLDRLAGNDPGMAGNVQRIRRVLDKGIGIMILGETGTGKEAVARAIHQASARAARPFVGINCAAIPESLIESELFGYVEGAFTGARRGGVRGKVQLADGGTLFLDEIGDMPLGAQTRLLRVLAEREILPLGHDRPISVDLSVICATHQDLERLVADGRFREDLYYRLNGLSLTLRSLRERSDKADLIRALAAPARIDPPALSALLACRWPGNIRQLQNVMRVASALSEGGVIRLDDLPAEVTRPAAAPTPPDPLPSGEAGILLSVLRRHQWCVTRAADELHISRSTLHRKINRYGLVSPARLEG
- a CDS encoding ATP-binding protein produces the protein MNVSIDMGSTQGGSPATLNLEELLATRLLVQGNSGSGKSHLLRRLVEQSAAWVQQAILDPEGDFVTLAERFGHVVVDASAHSEGQLQRIAARVREHRVSVVVNLEGLDVELQMRHAAAFLGGLFDADRDFWYPMLVVVDEAQMFAPAAAGEVADEARKVSLGAMTNLMCRGRKRGLAGVIATQRLAKLAKNVAAEASNFLMGRTFLDIDMARAADLLGMERRQAEMFRDLERGHFIALGPALSRRPLPLRIGTVETTGRTGSPKLTPLPSTAPEDARDLILQPGEPEPPPRPVTRRPAPAAAPNMDILFQLAQSRPVLTPPPEEAEEQGPEIDREPVLDDILRKILADPEAAFRSVAVLYQDFLVRCRIHKVPGAPLDLAAFKRRLSAARAGVGEQTADGPEWEQASAIAADLPEDIQGVFLLIARAAIERAPCPSDAELARAVGSRSPGRARRLLTYMDQRGFVVSRNDGAGNRIIALPGLGWETAPGDPNASDDAAAPQGGLFDVA